TGGAAGGTGGCATTATCAATGACTAACTTCTGCCCCGGTTTGAGCATCGGTATCAAACAAGTCTCAAGCCAAATTTCAAATACGGTGCGATTGCAAGCCCCTTCAATCGTGAACGGGGCCATGAGCTGCTTTCCTCTCAAAGCTGCAATCATATTGACTCGTCCACTTCTGCTACCAGACTTTAAAGCATAGACCCGCTCACCTTTGGGACCATAGCCATAGTCATACTCATCTCGATTGTCCATCCCTGACTCGTCAGCATAGACGATATCGTCTGGGTCTACTGTTGTTAACTTTTGGACGAACTCAGCCCGTTTGTGCTCATCACGTTGGCGGTAGCCATAGGTCTTTTTTTTCGAGTAAATCCAATATTCTTCAGCGCTCTTGAAATAGTACGCTCACTGATTTGCCCCTCCCACAACTCGGCCATCTGAGCTTGGGTTTTATAGCGATGTTCTTGAGCAAAAGCTCGAAACTTGTCCCAGTCTGTGATTTTGTGGCTATGGCCAAGGTGTTGTCTAGGGATGGGATGAAGATCACCTGTTTCTGCTTTGAGACGTTGCCATAGATTAATGGTGTTACGACTGATATGAAAGGTGTCACTCGCTTCTGAGGGAGGCATGCCATCAAGTTCAATAGCATCGATCACTTTGCAACGTAAATCGTAGCTGTAGATTTTAGGCATCCATTGAAAGACATAACAGTATCTCTAGTTTATTATGTCCTGAATAAAATGGCGCTTGCTATAAGTAGCGGCTTTTTGAGGCATTTGGGCTTTCCTTCGTTTTGAAACTCGTTTTTTAGCCATTGGGTATCGAGTTTTGGATGCTTGAGATTCGTCTTGGGCACATCCGCGAGATTTACCGCGAGTTTTGGGTACTTGAGCAGGTGCTCCAATCGCCACAATAATAATTGGGAATAACCTGGGAGCATGTCACCTTTGCAAATGCACAAAGTTTGGAATTAAAAATTTGATGCCTGAAAGCAAGGCTAGCAAGGATTTTTGAGATGAGTATAAATACTAGCTTACAAAGGTGACATGCTCCCGAATAACCTTCTCTCGAGAAAGAGGACACTCCAAGACAAGGGCACAGGAGATAGGTAGGAAGGGGCGTATTTAGCGGATCGGGGATGCCTTAGTTTTCGGAATGGTCACCTCTGGGAATAAGGAGTCAAACCGTTCATTGACCCAGGCAATTCTCAAGATCAGTAAATGGTTGAAACCATCCTCACTCCAGCGCATGCCAACTCCCTTAAAGCGCTGCTGAATCAACCACTTGCATGCACTTTCAACCATTCCTGACCCGAGAGGAATCTGTTGCTGTTCAAAGTGCCGATAACGGATGTGGTTATGATGGCGTTGGAAATAAGCCTGCACCTGGAGCAACGTTGAAAAAGACTTTCCCGTTAACAGTTGTGAGTGAATCAATATCGTCAAGGACCGTAATACAAGTAGGTGTTGCCCGTGTCGCAATTGGTGTCGCCAGTGCCGGAACCAGGCTTGGGCTTGAGCAGAGCGGGCATCTCCAAACATCGCTTTAGTTGCTCGTGCCAGATGGCCTGCTGAATGAAAAAAGTCGAGGACTGCCACAGCACAATGAGAGAACAAGGTGCGATAGACTCGCCAGAAGCCTCGTCCCCCATCACTGAGCCAGATGACTTTTGGAGCAGATTCAAAGTCTTGTTTGTGAGCTTCGAGTTGAAGTAAAGGGATGAACTGGTCGATATCGCCCAATACTGCCACCAGTCTTCGACGCAGTAATTGGGGGACCTCCTTTTTAGCTCGGGTAACCCGTGTTCCCAGGCGAGCTAAGATGGCGACTTTGACTTCTCGCCACTGGATTTTTCCCTTGGGTGAGTTCGGGGTGGGGCGAAAGGGGACCATCACACCATCGGCGGCAATGGCCAAAGGTAGAGCAGATAACATCTCTGAAATCGCTTCACAAGGGGCCTGAGTCCCTGATGATTGAGCGTTGAGTTGAGCTTCTAATTCCTGCTGAGCTTTGTTACCCACGGATTGCACCCAGTTCCACAAACTGGATGGACTCACGGATAGACCACTCCACTGACCCAGCATCCAACTGGCCAGTTCATAGGGCATGAACAGACTCAACAAGCAGCCCAGACGCACCAGTTCTTCGCTGCTGTGCTGATAGGGGGCAATCCCAATGGCTTGATCCAGGGGAGTCAACAGACTGCCTGGACATCCTTTGGGACAACGGCCCACCCGTCGCTTTCAAGAGATAGTGCCTACCAGTGTCTGCATCTGACGAGATTCCCATCCCTTCGAATGTAAGCGGGTTCCGCAGGTAGTACATACAGGCCATACAAATACTGCTTTCGCGCGCCTTGAGAGTTCATCCTCCAGAAGACAGCGAGCTAGAAACAAGCCCATTTGCAGAACGATATAAACCATCTGACTCAGGCTGGTTGATACTTTGAGTGCTTCAGTTTGTTCTAGAAATTCGTCATGGGCTAGCACGGTTAGCAATTGCGATGGTAGGGTCATGATAGTTTTTTGGTTCGGGTACAGGATCTATTGTCCTTGACCCGTTTTTCTTTGAGCCATGCATCCCCGATCCTTTGCTTACGCCCGGTAGGAAGTAGATTTATGAGGTCTGTTGAACTAACGGATCTTCAGCTATGTTAATAGTTGCTTAATTATTCTATTCCTTAAGACTTCTATATCCAACTAAAAAACAGGTAATTTACAGTATTTTTACGGTGAAGGGATTTAATATTTGGCAACTTGAACTTATGGTATAGCCTTTATTGAATAACGCTTACATCCCTCTTACCCCCTAAAAACTGGCTTATATTCCTGTTTTCTTAAGCTTTCGAAAAATCTATTTATACCTCCGTATCAATTCGGATCTCATTTCTTCAGATGCCCGGTTAAGGTATAGCTACTGGTACAAGAGCTTTGATATTTCTCAAGTTTAGAAACAGTGAGAGAAGTAGGCTATACCCTTCTCTCTAGCTACCATTCACTCCCATCCATCACATATCATTTGTCGCAAATGTATCTAGTCCGTATTGGCAAAGTCCTCACTCAAAAAGGACTGATTAGTGACTTCCAATTACAACAAGCCCTCCAAATCCAAACACAGACTGGACAAAAGCTAGGGGAAATACTGATTCAGCAAGGTCATATTTCTCAATTTCAGTTGAAGCAAGTTCTAGTTGAGCAACGGTGTCGGAATTTACTAGCTTGTTCTCTACTAACCCTCAGTACCCTTGGACCCACTTTCTCTATCACACCTCCTCAATCTGCCCGTTCCCAATCTGCTGAAAACCGGAAGGTTCTGCGTGTGGAATCTGAATCTTATGTTGGTGGTCCCCTAAGCTCTACTTCCCAAGTGTCCCAGTCAGGTCCACAGGCTCTTACTATTGCAGCTAGTCATACCCCAACAATTGCCTCTCCCTTGCAAGGATTTTGCCACCCTCTTGATGGAAGAGGATATCTGTCTCAAGGAATTCGTGGCAAAACTCATCAAAATCGAATGGAATATGCCTACGATATTGCCAGTTCAATTGGTACCCCTGTTTATGCGATGCGGGCAGGGCGGATAATCAGATTACAAGACAAATATCCAGATACAGGAGGGACTCGAGCGAATGCCTCCAAGTTTAACTATGTTTGGATTGAACATGAACATGGCTATCGCTCGGCATATGCCCACTTACAGCAAGGTTTCCGACAACGGGTTCAACTTAAAGCTGGGGACTGGGTCAAAGCAGGACAGCTTATTGGGTACAGCGGAAATTCGGGATGGTCTTCAGGTCCGCATTTACATGTTGAAGTGCAAAGTCAAGGCAATCGAGCAAGATTTTCTCAAACCGTTCCATTTCAGATTTCAGGTTCTTGCAGCACATTAGCTCGTAAAGCTAGCTAATTTATCACTCTCTACTAAGTTATTTGAATTTAGGCTCATGTATTTTAAATCTCCAGATTGCAAGAAGTTAGGTATTTTCAATCTTGGTAGAATTTAATAGCAGCAAATTAACGGATTGAAGCAACCTTTCAATATCCTCATTGTTACTTTTTTGAGTTTTCTTTGTTACTTTTGTGCAATTTCTTTGCTATATCTGTTCACTTTTTAAAAACTTGAGATAGAATGCTCGCAAGGTTTTGAGGATAACTCAATGAATAAAGGCGAATTAGTAGATGCTATTGCTGATAAAACAGGAGTAACTAAGAAGCAAGCTGACGTTACGCTGAGTGCTGCAGTTGATGTCATCATCGATGCTGTTAGCCATGGCGATAAAGTTACTTTAGTCGGATTTGGTAGTTTCGAGCCGCGAGATCGTAAAGCCAGAAATGGTCGTAATCCACAAACTGGCAAGAAGCTAAAAATCCCTGCGACCAGAGTTCCTGCCTTTAGTGCTGGAAAATTGTTTAAAGATAAAGTTGCCCCCTAAATTGGTCAGATCCTATAGTTAAAGAGCTGACTGATAGCAGTTCCAAAGTATAGTTTGTGTTCTGTTTGGATTGAAGTCTTTAAATTGATTTGCTCACATTTTCTGTTGGGCAAATATGCGATCGGCATTAAACTTCAAGGTGCTCTCGATCACTCCTTTTACACTCTTTTTGTATAAACTTTCTTCAAGTTTGGCTGAGCATTCTGCTAAATTTTCTAGTGGCTAAAATTTAATTATTCTATCTACGACTTGAACTTTCTGATTAGAACTTGCAATCAGTGCTAGCCCCTAACTAGTCAAGCATTAAACCTTATTTAGTGTAATTCTGTCTTACTGTTTTTCAAAGCTTAATTACAGGACAAGCTCTTTGAAACTCTTACTGAACAAAAGTCTACAAATATAATCTTGAAATACTTGCTGTGCAAAAGCTTCAAGCTAATTCCCTAGCTTGAAGCAGAGTAATTAGCTCCAGGACAGACTGGCTTCCCTTAATTAAGGGAAGCCAGTCTGTCCTTTTGGATTGCCGATGGAGTTTTATATTGGTCGGAGAAAGCTGTGCACTAGTAGTTTGCCTGACCCAAAATGGTATACCGACCATCCTTCACTTCAAGCGGAACAGCCACGGTTTTCTATACGATTCAATGTACGCCCTAAGGTTTGTCAAGAATAGTGCAGACATTATTTGAATAAAACTTAAATCCAGCTGGCCATCAACTAAATTATTTTCGATTACGGCTGGCTAGGGTTCTACAAAACACAAAAAGCTCCCGAATTATATGGCTTCTATGAGGGGGAGTAATAGGGTGATGAAATAGTAAACCAATGGAGCAGTGAATACATAACTGTCAGCGCGATCTAAAATACCCCCGTGGCCAGGGATAAGTTGTCCGGAGTCTTTTACTCCTGCGTCTCGCTTCATCATGGATTCTGTCAGGTCTCCCAATAAGCTTGCAACACCAATTAACAATCCCAATGCTGCTCCAAGGAAAAGCCAAAATGGCCAAATAAAGGTATTAGCACCAATGATGGCGACAGTCAGGCTGCCTAAAACTCCAAAGACTGCCCCTTCTACCGTTTTCTTGGGACTAATATCTGATAATCGGGTTTTCCCGAATAGCCGACCAAATGTATAGGCACCAATATCTGCAGCCCAAATACAACCAAAGGCAAGCAGGGTAATTGTCAATCCCACAGGAAGTAGATTGATATTTGACCATTGTTCTGGCCAATATCCCCATAAGGGTAAGTTACTAGCTTCTGCCGTGCCCAATGATCGTAATCTAATCCAAAAACTGGGTAGGTACCCCCCATAAAAGAGGCCCAGAATTGAGCTGGAAATATCGGAAATAGTAGCTAACTTCGGCTGGAATAACAGATAAAAACAGATGAAGGTTCCCGCAACAGGTAAGACAGCATCAGCTAGCATCCCGTTAATGGTGGCGGTGATCAGCAGCAACTGACTGACAATCATTGTGGTTTTGCCTGCTGGCCGATTCCCTTTAGCCCGAACTAAGTCAAAATACTCATCTTGAGCCAGATATACAAGGATGCAAAATCCCAGGGTAAAGTACCATCCACCCAATAAAATCATGCCCAACGCTAGAACGATGGCAATCAGTCCACTAATGATACGAGCCCAAGGCATATATGCAGATTATTACTTCCCTCAGGGGTATTATCCTACGCCGATGTCTTTCTCCGCAGATAGTTAAGCTGAGAGGAGATGCATAGAGGATAGCAAAAAGCATTCGATCTGGCGATATCCCAAAAAAAAAGAGTATTCTGAGGAACAGCTCTTTTCCTTATTCCCGCTATGTGAATTGTGGTCATCTGATGTTTATCGATGCACTCAATAACAGCTTTGAGATCTGAGTGTGGGGTGATATCTGCGGAACAGTTGAATCGTTATGCTCCAAGTAAACAATGCGTCCCAACATAACAACCATACAACCGAATAATATTTTGGATGGAGTCACCGGTACGGTCTTTCGTCAAGAAGTGACAGCTGCAATTGAGGCAGGTGCCGATATTGTTTTGGTGGATTGTCAAGATATTTCATTTATGGACAGCTCTGGTCTAGGTGCTTTGGTTCTTGCCCTAAAATTTATTCGGGCAGCCGAACGCAAGCTTGTGCTTTGTTCACTCAATCAGCAGGTTAAGACACTTTTTCAGCTCACTGACATTGCTCAAGTGTTTCAGATCTACGAGAATCGGCAACACTTTGAACAAAGTGGTCTGCTAGATTCTTGAAATCCTGTTTTTTCTAGAGTGGTGGTACTCAAGGAAAGACAACTTGCATCAAGGCTAAGTCATCGGTAAAGTGCTGATGCTCACAGCATTCTTGTACTTGGTCCAAAATGGTTTCGATGGTGGGGGCTCCTGTTTGATGAAGCTGTTGGAGCAACTGGGAAAATCCTTCTAGCCCCAGCAGTTGATGGTTAGTATTAGGACTTTCGTAAATCCCATCACTAAAGATGTAGAGCGTTTGATGTGGCGTGATGTTACAGCTCTGACTTTGGTAGGTGAATTCTGCAAACATTCCTAAGGGAAGTCCAGGTGTTTTTAAGGGTTGTACCCCTGGTTCTAGGGCTGACATTAATAGGGCTGGAGGATGACCGGCACTAGCATATACCAACTCCTGGCGTGAGTGATGATACACCCCATACCAAA
The Acaryochloris marina S15 genome window above contains:
- a CDS encoding STAS domain-containing protein, which encodes MRPNITTIQPNNILDGVTGTVFRQEVTAAIEAGADIVLVDCQDISFMDSSGLGALVLALKFIRAAERKLVLCSLNQQVKTLFQLTDIAQVFQIYENRQHFEQSGLLDS
- a CDS encoding phosphatidate cytidylyltransferase, which encodes MPWARIISGLIAIVLALGMILLGGWYFTLGFCILVYLAQDEYFDLVRAKGNRPAGKTTMIVSQLLLITATINGMLADAVLPVAGTFICFYLLFQPKLATISDISSSILGLFYGGYLPSFWIRLRSLGTAEASNLPLWGYWPEQWSNINLLPVGLTITLLAFGCIWAADIGAYTFGRLFGKTRLSDISPKKTVEGAVFGVLGSLTVAIIGANTFIWPFWLFLGAALGLLIGVASLLGDLTESMMKRDAGVKDSGQLIPGHGGILDRADSYVFTAPLVYYFITLLLPLIEAI
- a CDS encoding M23 family metallopeptidase, with amino-acid sequence MYLVRIGKVLTQKGLISDFQLQQALQIQTQTGQKLGEILIQQGHISQFQLKQVLVEQRCRNLLACSLLTLSTLGPTFSITPPQSARSQSAENRKVLRVESESYVGGPLSSTSQVSQSGPQALTIAASHTPTIASPLQGFCHPLDGRGYLSQGIRGKTHQNRMEYAYDIASSIGTPVYAMRAGRIIRLQDKYPDTGGTRANASKFNYVWIEHEHGYRSAYAHLQQGFRQRVQLKAGDWVKAGQLIGYSGNSGWSSGPHLHVEVQSQGNRARFSQTVPFQISGSCSTLARKAS
- a CDS encoding HU family DNA-binding protein — protein: MNKGELVDAIADKTGVTKKQADVTLSAAVDVIIDAVSHGDKVTLVGFGSFEPRDRKARNGRNPQTGKKLKIPATRVPAFSAGKLFKDKVAP
- a CDS encoding IS630 family transposase (programmed frameshift) yields the protein MPKIYSYDLRCKVIDAIELDGMPPSEASDTFHISRNTINLWQRLKAETGDLHPIPRQHLGHSHKITDWDKFRAFAQEHRYKTQAQMAELWEGQISERTISRALKNIGFTRKKTYGYRQRDEHKRAEFVQKLTTVDPDDIVYADESGMDNRDEYDYGYGPKGERVYALKSGSRSGRVNMIAALRGKQLMAPFTIEGACNRTVFEIWLETCLIPMLKPGQKLVIDNATFHKGGRIEQLVEAAGCEVWYLPPYSPDLNKIERSWAWIKSRIRHQLEHFGSLREAMEHVLYLAS